A genomic window from Aquitalea aquatilis includes:
- a CDS encoding GlxA family transcriptional regulator — MAREVWFVLPPRFMLLDFAGPAEAFRIATEFGADFSLHYAAVEPEVRCSLGLPLGGMAVLPQQLPDDSLIIIPGADCSAEAYAMPEARQIVRWLATRIDPQRQLLATICSAALLAGAAGLLAGRQCTTHHSLITRLQASDASARVQENRVFVQDGRLWTSAGITAGIDLALYLISQLASPAIARDVAREMVVYFRRSGQDAQLSPWLAHRNHLHPAVHKVQDLIAAKPQDDWSLPALADLVHVSPRHLSRLFREHAGVSVHDYHLALRAALAGQWRAAGLSKEKAALAAGFSSARQWQRALQSAPAG; from the coding sequence ATGGCGCGTGAGGTCTGGTTTGTCCTGCCGCCGCGTTTCATGCTGCTGGATTTTGCCGGCCCGGCCGAGGCTTTTCGCATTGCCACCGAATTTGGCGCGGATTTCAGCTTGCATTACGCGGCGGTAGAGCCGGAGGTGCGCTGCTCGCTGGGCTTGCCGCTGGGCGGCATGGCTGTGCTGCCACAGCAATTGCCGGATGACAGCCTGATCATCATCCCCGGTGCCGACTGCTCGGCCGAGGCTTATGCCATGCCCGAGGCGCGGCAGATCGTGCGCTGGCTGGCTACGCGCATCGATCCACAGCGGCAGTTGCTGGCCACCATCTGTTCTGCCGCCTTGCTGGCCGGTGCGGCCGGCTTGCTGGCGGGGCGGCAGTGCACCACCCATCACAGCCTGATTACGCGCCTGCAAGCCAGCGATGCCAGCGCCCGGGTGCAGGAAAACCGGGTATTCGTGCAGGATGGCCGCTTGTGGACCAGTGCCGGCATCACCGCTGGCATCGATCTGGCGCTCTACCTGATCAGCCAGTTGGCTTCGCCGGCCATTGCCCGCGATGTGGCGCGGGAAATGGTGGTGTACTTCCGCCGCTCCGGGCAGGATGCCCAGCTCTCGCCCTGGCTGGCCCATCGCAATCACCTGCATCCGGCGGTGCACAAGGTGCAGGACCTGATTGCCGCCAAGCCGCAGGATGACTGGAGCCTGCCGGCGCTGGCTGACCTTGTGCATGTCAGCCCACGCCACCTGTCGCGGCTGTTCCGCGAACATGCTGGAGTTTCGGTACACGATTATCATCTGGCGCTGCGGGCTGCCCTGGCTGGGCAGTGGCGTGCCGCCGGCCTGTCCAAGGAAAAGGCCGCGCTGGCGGCAGGTTTTTCCTCGGCCCGGCAATGGCAGCGCGCCCTGCAGTCGGCCCCTGCGGGCTGA
- a CDS encoding LPP20 family lipoprotein encodes MNTCTRRMAAVSLLLGLTACASASQPAAESAMRPLAEPLASSGNFTGVGYAGPGIEPEAPKVVVKEVNPYAPVIIRATGNGAAPYTSALTPSQRKLLSMRAARLDAYRSIAEQVQGMKLVGNSSVANMVATSDGFRTYVDAYLRGVRMVSTNLLPDGTSEAVAEITLDQDFYKQYKNALEKTGSVMKAAQQNGVAGVECTEGNCGASRYESNFYVAH; translated from the coding sequence ATGAACACCTGCACTCGCCGTATGGCCGCCGTATCCCTGTTGCTGGGCCTGACTGCCTGCGCCTCCGCCAGCCAGCCCGCCGCCGAGTCAGCCATGCGCCCACTGGCCGAGCCACTAGCCAGCAGCGGCAACTTTACCGGCGTTGGTTATGCCGGCCCCGGCATCGAACCGGAAGCCCCCAAAGTGGTGGTGAAAGAAGTGAATCCTTATGCGCCGGTGATCATCCGTGCCACCGGCAATGGTGCCGCGCCTTATACCTCGGCGCTGACTCCGTCCCAGCGCAAGCTGCTGTCGATGCGCGCCGCCCGGCTGGATGCTTACCGCTCCATCGCGGAACAGGTGCAGGGCATGAAGCTGGTGGGTAACAGCTCGGTGGCCAATATGGTGGCCACCAGCGACGGCTTCCGCACTTATGTGGATGCCTATCTGCGCGGTGTGCGCATGGTGTCCACCAATTTGCTGCCGGACGGTACCAGCGAAGCCGTGGCCGAAATCACCCTGGATCAGGATTTCTACAAGCAATACAAGAACGCCCTGGAAAAAACTGGTAGTGTGATGAAGGCAGCCCAGCAAAATGGTGTTGCCGGTGTCGAGTGCACCGAGGGCAACTGCGGAGCCTCGCGTTACGAAAGCAATTTTTACGTAGCCCACTGA